A DNA window from Patagioenas fasciata isolate bPatFas1 chromosome 1, bPatFas1.hap1, whole genome shotgun sequence contains the following coding sequences:
- the NUP50 gene encoding nuclear pore complex protein Nup50, translating to MAKRIAEKELTDRNWDQEDEAEEVGTFSVASEEVLKNRAIKKAKRRNVGSESESGGAFKGFKGFILPSGKGGGGFSGFGNGAGIKPLEGLLNGSSSVSSTPSFSSLKTTSETQSAFGSTMSNGPTTTAFTEKKAASPKANGGSQPSSSGYTQSKVCSSSVYHKQLAALNCSVRDWIVKHVNTNPLCDLTPIFRDYEKYLANIEQQHGSSGDSGSENESNKTPGSQSTVSTFGNSKLQQGTTFLFSNNKTEDSSDKKPEAAPEKKDPSLGATSTVSFNFGKSVDSSVLGSIGSGTLSSFSFSPGNSGFFGKEINQTKPASAVSTNILEAQTESGNNDDKGGEEEEEEPPKVIVNEIKEDDAFYSKKCKLFYKKDNEFKEKGVGTLHLKPAGNEKTQLLVRADTNLGNILLNVLIPPKMPCTRTGKNNVLIVCVPNPPIDEKNPAVPVTMLIRVKTSEDADELHKILLEKKEA from the exons GTGGGAACATTCTCAGTTGCTAGTGAGGAAGTCCTGAAGAACAGAGCTATTAAAAAAGCAAAGCGCCGAAATGTTGGATCAGAG TCTGAAAGTGGAGGAGCTTTTAAAGGATTTAAAGGCTTTATATTGCCTTCTGGAAAAGGAGGAGGTGGCTTCAGTGGATTTGGTAATGGTGCAGGAATAAAGCCTTTAGAAGGGCTGTTGAATGGAAGCAGTAGTGTCTCTAGCACTCCTTCTTTCAGCAGTTTGAAGACCACCTCAGAAACACAGTCAGCATTTG GATCCACAATGTCCAATGGTCCCACTACTACTGCATTTACTGAGAAAAAGGCTGCAAGCCCAAAAGCTAATGGTGGCAGTCAACCATCCTCATCTGGCTACACTCAGAGTAAAGTTTGTAGCTCTAGTGTTTACCACAAGCAGTTGGCAGCTTTAAACTGTTCTGTGCGTGACTGGATAGTTAAGCATGTAAACACAAACCCACTATGTGACCTGACACCCATCTTTAGAGACTATGAGAAGTATTTAGCAAATATTGAACAGCAACATGGAAGCAGCGGCGATAGTGGCTCTGAAAATGAAAGCAACAAGACACCTGGCTCTCAGTCAACAGTTTCTACATTTGGGaattcaaagctgcagcaaggaaCAACATTTTTgttcagcaacaacaaaactgaGGATAGCTCGGACAAAAAACCTGAAGCTGCACCTGAAAAAAAAGACCCATCGTTGGGAGCTACATCAACTGTCTCTTTTAATTTTGGCAAGAGTGTCGACAGTTCTGTTTTGGGTTCCATTGGTTCAGGAACACTTAGTAGTTTCTCATTTTCTCCTGGGAATTCAGGTTTTTTTGGTAAAGAGATAAACCAGACCAAACCTGCCTCTGCAGTATCCACCAATATATTGGAAGCTCAGACAGAAAGTGGCAATAATGATGATAAAG gaggagaagaggaggaagaagagccaCCAAAAGTCATTGTTAATGAAATAAAAGAGGATGATGCTTTCTACTCAAAGAA gtgCAAACTATTCTACAAAAAGGATAATGAATTCAAAGAAAAAGGTGTAGGAACATTACACTTAAAACCAGCAGGAAATGAAAAAACTCAGCTCCTGGTCCGAGCAGACACCAATTTAG GAAACATACTGTTGAATGTTTTAATTCCACCTAAGATGCCATGTACAAGAACCGGAAAAAACAATGTTCTTATAGTCTGTGTTCCTAATCCACCGATTGATGAGAAGAATCCAGCTGTTCCTGTCACTATGTTAATAAGGGTGAAAACAAGTGAGGATGCAGATGAGTTGCACAAAATCTTACTGGAGAAAAAGGAGGCTTAA